From Taeniopygia guttata chromosome 21, bTaeGut7.mat, whole genome shotgun sequence, one genomic window encodes:
- the DDOST gene encoding dolichyl-diphosphooligosaccharide--protein glycosyltransferase 48 kDa subunit, protein MGKLWDRSKMAAGAVAVCALLAALAAGAEGGPRTLVLLENGNLRDTHSMFFRSLADRGFDLTFRTADDAGLSLIKYGEFLYDNLIIFSPSIEDFGGNINVETITAFIDGGGSVLVAASSDIGDPLRELGSECGIEFDEERTAVIDHHNYDISDPGQHTLIVADTENLLKAPTIVGKAALNPILFRGVGMVADPDNPLVLDILTGSSTSYSFFPDKPITQYPHAVGKNTLLIAGLQARNNARVVFSGSLDFFSDAFFNSAVQKATPGSKRYSQTGNYELAVALSRWVFKEEGVLRVGAVSHHRVGERAPPNAYTVTDLVEYSIVIEKLADGKWVPFDGDDIQLEFVRIDPFVRTFLKRNGGKYSVQFKLPDVYGVFQFKVDYNRLGYTHLYSSTQVSVRPLQHTQYERFIPSAYPYYAGAFSMMVGLFMFSIVFLHMKEKEKSD, encoded by the exons ATGGGGAAGTTGTGGGACCGGAGCAAGATGGCGGCGGGCGCTGTGGCGGTGTGCGCGCTCCTGGCGGCGCTGGCGGCGGGCGCTGAGGGCGGGCCCCGCacgctggtgctgctggagaacGGCAACCTCCGCGACACGCACTCCATGTTCTTCCGCAGCCTCGCGG ACAGGGGCTTCGACCTCACCTTCCGGACAGCAGATGACGCCGGCCTGTCCCTGATAAAGTACGGTGAATTCCTGTACGACAACCTCATCATCTTCTCCCCATCCATAGAAG acTTTGGTGGGAACATCAATGTGGAGACCATCACCGCATTCATCGACGGCGGCGGCAGCGTCCTCGTTGCCGCCAGCTCAGACATCG GTGACCCCCTGCGAGAGCTGGGCAGCGAGTGTGGGATCGAGTTTGATGAGGAGAGGACAGCGGTCATCGACCACCACAACTACGACATCTCCGACCCCGGCCAG CACACGCTGATCGTGGCTGACACTGAGAACCTCCTGAAGGCCCCCACCATTGTGGGGAAAGCAGCACTGAACCCCATCCTGTTCCGAGGAGTTGG GATGGTGGCTGATCCTGACAACCCATTGGTGCTGGATATCCTGACTGGCTCTTCTACCTCTTACTCCTTCTTCCCAGATAAGCCCATCACTCAG TACCCGCACGCGGTGGGGAAGAACACGCTGCTGATCGCGGGGCTGCAGGCGCGCAACAACGCCCGCGTCGTCTTCAGCGGCTCCCTCGACTTCTTCAGCGACGCCTTCTTCAATTCTGCTGTGCAGAAAGCGACTCCCGGCTCCAAGAG GTACTCCCAGACAGGTAACTACGAGCTGGCCGTGGCCCTGTCCCGCTGGGTGTTCAAGGAGGAGGGCGTTCTGCGCGTGGGCGCCGTGTCCCACCACCGCGTCGGGGAGCGGGCACCGCCCAACGCCTACACCGTCACCGACCTTGTG GAGTACAGCATCGTGATTGAGAAGCTCGCTGACGGCAAGTGGGTGCCCTTCGACGGGGACGACATCCAGCTGGAGTTCGTGCGCATCGACCCCTTCGTGCGCACCTTCCTCAAGAGGAACG GTGGCAAATACAGCGTGCAGTTCAAGCTGCCGGACGTCTACGGCGTGTTCCAGTTCAAAGTGGATTACAACCGGCTGGGATACACCCACCTCTACTCCTCCACACAG GTGTCTGTGCGTCCCCTCCAGCACACGCAGTACGAGCGGTTCATCCCCTCGGCATATCCCTACTATGCCGGCGCCTTCTCCATGATGGTCGGCCTCTTCATGTTCAGCATCGTCTTCCTTCAcatgaaggagaaggagaaatcCGACTGA
- the DDI2 gene encoding protein DDI1 homolog 2 isoform X4 — MLLTVFCLRRDRSEITFNLQVDADFELQNFRALCELESGIPAAESQIVYAERPLTDNNRSLASYGLKDGDVVILRQKETVEPRPSMRFPGLPRIDFSSIAVPGTSAQQQPPAPAQRPRLSPPDAPAFPQGLDNPALLREMLLANPHELSLLKERNPPLAEALLSGDLEKFTRVLLEQQQDRARREQERIRLYSADPFDLEAQAKIEEDIRQQNIEENMTIAMEEAPESFGQVVMLYINCKVNGHPVKAFVDSGAQMTIMSQACAERCNIMRLVDRRWAGIAKGVGTQKIIGRVHLAQVQIEGDFLACSFSILEEQPMDMLLGLDMLKRHQCSIDLKKNVLVIGTTGSQTSFLPEGELPECARLAYGAGRDDVRPEDIADQELAEAIQKSVEEAERRKP, encoded by the exons ATGCTGCTCACCGTGTTCTGCCTGCGCCGCGACCGCTCCGAGATCACCTTCAACCTGCAGGTGGACGCCGACTTCGAGCTGCAGAACTTCCGCGCCCTTTGCGAGCTGGAGTCCGGCATCCCGGCGGCCGAGAGCCAG ATCGTTTATGCGGAGCGGCCGCTGACCGACAACAACAGGTCCTTGGCCTCCTATGGCTTGAAGGACGGGGACGTGGTGATCCTGCGCCAGAAGGAGACGGTGGAGCCACGGCCTTCCATGCGCTTCCCAG GCCTGCCCAGGATCGATTTCAGCAGCATTGCCGTGCCCGGGACATCCGCACAGCAGCAGCCGCCGGCCCCAGCGCAGCGGCCGCGCCTGTCGCCCCCGGACGCGCCCGCGTTCCCTCAGGGCCTGGACAACCCAGCCCTGCTTCgggagatgctgctggccaaCCCCCACGAGCTGTCCCTGCTCAAGGAGCGCAACCCGCCCCTGGCCGAGGCCTTGCTGAGCGGGGACCTCG AGAAATTCACCAGGGTGTTGCTGGAGCAACagcaggaccgagcccggcgCGAGCAGGAGAGGATCCGGCTCTATTCCGCTGACCCCTTTGATCTCGAGGCACAGGCCAAGATAGAAGAAGACATAAG GCAACAAAACATTGAAGAGAACATGACGATAGCGATGGAAGAGGCACCTGAGAGCTTTGGGCAGGTGGTGATGCTCTACATCAACTGCAAAGTCAATGGACACCCCGTGAAAGCCTTTGTGGACTCAG GTGCCCAGATGACCATCATGAGCCAAGCCTGTGCTGAAAGGTGCAACATCATGAGGCTGGTGGATCGGCGGTGGGCTGGCATTGCTAAGGGTGTTGGGACACAGAAAATCATTGGCAGAGTGCACTTAG CTCAGGTGCAGATCGAAGGGGATTTCCTGGCGTGCTCCTTCTCAATCCTTGAAGAGCAGCCCATGGACATGCTCCTAGGACTGGATATGCTTAAGAGGCATCAG TGCTCCATTGATCTCAAGAAGAACGTGCTGGTGATCGGCACCACGGGCTCGCAGACCTCGTTCCTGCCCGAGGGGGAGCTGCCCGAGTGCGCGCGGCTGGCGTACGGCGCGGGCCGCGACGACGTGCGGCCCGAGGACATCGCCGACCAGGAGCTCGCAGAGGCAATACAGAAATCCGTAGAGGAAGCAG AACGTCGGAAGCCTTGA
- the DDI2 gene encoding protein DDI1 homolog 2 isoform X3, giving the protein MLLTVFCLRRDRSEITFNLQVDADFELQNFRALCELESGIPAAESQIVYAERPLTDNNRSLASYGLKDGDVVILRQKETVEPRPSMRFPGLPRIDFSSIAVPGTSAQQQPPAPAQRPRLSPPDAPAFPQGLDNPALLREMLLANPHELSLLKERNPPLAEALLSGDLEKFTRVLLEQQQDRARREQERIRLYSADPFDLEAQAKIEEDIRQQNIEENMTIAMEEAPESFGQVVMLYINCKVNGHPVKAFVDSGAQMTIMSQACAERCNIMRLVDRRWAGIAKGVGTQKIIGRVHLAQVQIEGDFLACSFSILEEQPMDMLLGLDMLKRHQCSIDLKKNVLVIGTTGSQTSFLPEGELPECARLAYGAGRDDVRPEDIADQELAEAIQKSVEEADGTKKTKKGKKRKWKKLRKRM; this is encoded by the exons ATGCTGCTCACCGTGTTCTGCCTGCGCCGCGACCGCTCCGAGATCACCTTCAACCTGCAGGTGGACGCCGACTTCGAGCTGCAGAACTTCCGCGCCCTTTGCGAGCTGGAGTCCGGCATCCCGGCGGCCGAGAGCCAG ATCGTTTATGCGGAGCGGCCGCTGACCGACAACAACAGGTCCTTGGCCTCCTATGGCTTGAAGGACGGGGACGTGGTGATCCTGCGCCAGAAGGAGACGGTGGAGCCACGGCCTTCCATGCGCTTCCCAG GCCTGCCCAGGATCGATTTCAGCAGCATTGCCGTGCCCGGGACATCCGCACAGCAGCAGCCGCCGGCCCCAGCGCAGCGGCCGCGCCTGTCGCCCCCGGACGCGCCCGCGTTCCCTCAGGGCCTGGACAACCCAGCCCTGCTTCgggagatgctgctggccaaCCCCCACGAGCTGTCCCTGCTCAAGGAGCGCAACCCGCCCCTGGCCGAGGCCTTGCTGAGCGGGGACCTCG AGAAATTCACCAGGGTGTTGCTGGAGCAACagcaggaccgagcccggcgCGAGCAGGAGAGGATCCGGCTCTATTCCGCTGACCCCTTTGATCTCGAGGCACAGGCCAAGATAGAAGAAGACATAAG GCAACAAAACATTGAAGAGAACATGACGATAGCGATGGAAGAGGCACCTGAGAGCTTTGGGCAGGTGGTGATGCTCTACATCAACTGCAAAGTCAATGGACACCCCGTGAAAGCCTTTGTGGACTCAG GTGCCCAGATGACCATCATGAGCCAAGCCTGTGCTGAAAGGTGCAACATCATGAGGCTGGTGGATCGGCGGTGGGCTGGCATTGCTAAGGGTGTTGGGACACAGAAAATCATTGGCAGAGTGCACTTAG CTCAGGTGCAGATCGAAGGGGATTTCCTGGCGTGCTCCTTCTCAATCCTTGAAGAGCAGCCCATGGACATGCTCCTAGGACTGGATATGCTTAAGAGGCATCAG TGCTCCATTGATCTCAAGAAGAACGTGCTGGTGATCGGCACCACGGGCTCGCAGACCTCGTTCCTGCCCGAGGGGGAGCTGCCCGAGTGCGCGCGGCTGGCGTACGGCGCGGGCCGCGACGACGTGCGGCCCGAGGACATCGCCGACCAGGAGCTCGCAGAGGCAATACAGAAATCCGTAGAGGAAGCAG ATGGCACCAAGAAaaccaagaaaggaaaaaaaagaaaatggaagaagcTCAGAAAGAGGATGTGA
- the DDI2 gene encoding protein DDI1 homolog 2 isoform X1 — protein MLLTVFCLRRDRSEITFNLQVDADFELQNFRALCELESGIPAAESQIVYAERPLTDNNRSLASYGLKDGDVVILRQKETVEPRPSMRFPGLPRIDFSSIAVPGTSAQQQPPAPAQRPRLSPPDAPAFPQGLDNPALLREMLLANPHELSLLKERNPPLAEALLSGDLEKFTRVLLEQQQDRARREQERIRLYSADPFDLEAQAKIEEDIRQQNIEENMTIAMEEAPESFGQVVMLYINCKVNGHPVKAFVDSGAQMTIMSQACAERCNIMRLVDRRWAGIAKGVGTQKIIGRVHLAQVQIEGDFLACSFSILEEQPMDMLLGLDMLKRHQCSIDLKKNVLVIGTTGSQTSFLPEGELPECARLAYGAGRDDVRPEDIADQELAEAIQKSVEEAENSDKETTSLEMPSLPASDGFQNPVQSSGLNSKICNPTNQLLDRSVSAPASICSSESSLAEPIDPRAVKTSDSSPEHRIIPEKEHALVLQHHSNSSSVANNDPSPHTGDGTCSNPACLSQKTLTETFSADILKECNAKGQDHGQEHPLEVTKVHLDDTAIKHRQDKDVYLSSKQEQKHELPTDHQMCKEPEKEHLEEQTETTDPEPPCCVDGVEKPAMAEAKQPENPPMEMRDGLERAGLSCVKGSIQLSASCSHVHVEASMEIDAEEQAAAEAQSSARQQKQQTENRHISNPNSEAFSMEVELLKSPSSLSDPLSTSDVLQSKSTSEIPAEYHELADLAADSSSPSGTQQLDTDPGRPSEEPCFPLASALKELHKLLVISRKGECKILASEEVSQLEMVHKEPAVQQKGLPEGEQKGSDPASQEQSCSFPETRSEGGGTEGSQPCDSGREHISTRPVAPGQPVPGGGALERQKGSGKSDVVVLSSAATPGQEQSPEQREVLAGGSQNAASPALEQSTPVSSTPAPGEGAPQGTWRLFTGAPGRSGSAAPAGPWPLGGSEEPLLSPPAAYTRLTTGASPAPAFPVADVDRILGAGFTPQEALQALEQAGGNADLALLILLAKSIVVPT, from the exons ATGCTGCTCACCGTGTTCTGCCTGCGCCGCGACCGCTCCGAGATCACCTTCAACCTGCAGGTGGACGCCGACTTCGAGCTGCAGAACTTCCGCGCCCTTTGCGAGCTGGAGTCCGGCATCCCGGCGGCCGAGAGCCAG ATCGTTTATGCGGAGCGGCCGCTGACCGACAACAACAGGTCCTTGGCCTCCTATGGCTTGAAGGACGGGGACGTGGTGATCCTGCGCCAGAAGGAGACGGTGGAGCCACGGCCTTCCATGCGCTTCCCAG GCCTGCCCAGGATCGATTTCAGCAGCATTGCCGTGCCCGGGACATCCGCACAGCAGCAGCCGCCGGCCCCAGCGCAGCGGCCGCGCCTGTCGCCCCCGGACGCGCCCGCGTTCCCTCAGGGCCTGGACAACCCAGCCCTGCTTCgggagatgctgctggccaaCCCCCACGAGCTGTCCCTGCTCAAGGAGCGCAACCCGCCCCTGGCCGAGGCCTTGCTGAGCGGGGACCTCG AGAAATTCACCAGGGTGTTGCTGGAGCAACagcaggaccgagcccggcgCGAGCAGGAGAGGATCCGGCTCTATTCCGCTGACCCCTTTGATCTCGAGGCACAGGCCAAGATAGAAGAAGACATAAG GCAACAAAACATTGAAGAGAACATGACGATAGCGATGGAAGAGGCACCTGAGAGCTTTGGGCAGGTGGTGATGCTCTACATCAACTGCAAAGTCAATGGACACCCCGTGAAAGCCTTTGTGGACTCAG GTGCCCAGATGACCATCATGAGCCAAGCCTGTGCTGAAAGGTGCAACATCATGAGGCTGGTGGATCGGCGGTGGGCTGGCATTGCTAAGGGTGTTGGGACACAGAAAATCATTGGCAGAGTGCACTTAG CTCAGGTGCAGATCGAAGGGGATTTCCTGGCGTGCTCCTTCTCAATCCTTGAAGAGCAGCCCATGGACATGCTCCTAGGACTGGATATGCTTAAGAGGCATCAG TGCTCCATTGATCTCAAGAAGAACGTGCTGGTGATCGGCACCACGGGCTCGCAGACCTCGTTCCTGCCCGAGGGGGAGCTGCCCGAGTGCGCGCGGCTGGCGTACGGCGCGGGCCGCGACGACGTGCGGCCCGAGGACATCGCCGACCAGGAGCTCGCAGAGGCAATACAGAAATCCGTAGAGGAAGCAG AGAATAGTGACAAAGAAACTACCTCACTGGAAATGCCCTCATTACCAGCTTCTGATGGGTTTCAAAATCCAGTCCAGTCTTCAGGACTAAATTCCAAGATCTGTAATCCCACAAATCAGTTACTTGATCGTTCTGTCTCTGCCCCTGCTTCAATTTGCTCATCTGAATCCAGCCTCGCAGAGCCCATTGATCCTAGAGCCGTCAAGACTTCTGACTCTTCACCTGAACACCGGATAATCCCAGAAAAAGAACATGCTCTGGTATTACAGCATCATTCCAATAGCTCTTCCGTGGCAAATAATGACCCCTCTCCACACACCGGAGATGGGACCTGCTCCAATCCAGCTTGCCTTTCACAGAAGACACTCACAGAAACGTTTAGTGCTGACATTTTAAAGGAATGTAATGCTAAAGGACAAGATCATGGTCAGGAACATCCTCTGGAAGTGACAAAAGTCCATTTGGATGACACTGCTATCAAGCACAGGCAGGATAAAGATGTCTATCTGTCATCAAAGCAGGAGCAAAAACATGAGCTTCCCACAGACCATCAGATGTGCAAAGAGCCAGAAAAGGAACATCTTGAGGAGCAAACTGAGACAACTGACCCAGAACCTCCTTGCTGTGTTGATGGGGTTGAGAAACCTGCCATGGCAGAAGCCAAACAGCCAGAAAATCCTCCCATGGAAATGAGAGATGGACTGGAGAGAGCAGGTCTTTCCTGTGTGAAAGGGAGTATCCAGCTGTCAGCCTCCTGTAGCCATGTGCACGTGGAAGCCTCCATGGAAATAGATGCAGAGGAgcaggctgcagctgaagcacagagctcagcaaggcagcagaagcagcagactGAGAACAGACATATATCCAACCCAAACTCAGAGGCCTTCTCCATGGAGGTGGAGTTGCTGAAGTCTCCATCCTCCTTGAGTGATCCACTTTCCACCAGTGATGTTCTGCAGTCTAAAAGCACTAGTGAAATTCCTGCAGAGTATCACGAGTTGGCTGATTTGGCAGCAGACAGCTCTTCCCCCTCCGGCACCCAACAGCTGGACACAGATCCAGGAAGACCTTCAGAAGAGCCATGTTTCCCTCTAGCATCAGCCTTGAAAGAGCTTCACAAACTCTTGGTTATCAGTCGGAAAGGAGAATGCAAGATCCTTGCCTCAGAAGAAGTCTCACAGCTGGAAATGGTTCACAAAGagccagcagtgcagcagaaaggACTTCCTGAAGGTGAGCAGAAAGGCTCAGATCCAGCCAGCCAGGAACAGAGCTGTTCCTTCCCTGAGACGAGATCTGAGGgtggagggacagaggggagcCAGCCTTGTGATTCTGGCAGAGAGCACATAAGCACCAGGCCTGTtgctcctgggcagcctgtgcctgggGGAGGTGCTTTAGAGAGGCAGAAGGGTTCAGGTAAGAGCGATGTGGTTGTGCTGAGTTCTGCAGCCACCCCTggccaggagcagagcccagagcagagggaggttTTGGCAGGAGGTTCTCAGAATGCAGCTAGTCCAGCTTTGGAGCAGAGCACGCCTGTTTCCTCCACACCTGCTCCGGGTGAAGGAGCACCACAGGGGACTTGGCGCCTGTTCACAGGAGCACCTGGGAGAagtggcagtgctgctcctgcaggtccGTGGCCGCTGGGTGGGAGTGAGGAACCACTGCTGAGCCCTCCAGCTGCCTACACCAGACTGACCACCGGGGCTTCTCCAGCCCCTGCTTTCCCCGTGGCTGATGTCGACCGGATCCTCGGTGCTGGTTTTACCCCACAGGAAGCTCTCCAGGCCTTGGAACAAGCGGGTGGAAACGCAGATCTTGCTCTTCTCATTTTGCTAGCCAAGAGCATTGTTGTTCCCACGTAA
- the DDI2 gene encoding protein DDI1 homolog 2 isoform X2, with translation MLLTVFCLRRDRSEITFNLQVDADFELQNFRALCELESGIPAAESQIVYAERPLTDNNRSLASYGLKDGDVVILRQKETVEPRPSMRFPGLPRIDFSSIAVPGTSAQQQPPAPAQRPRLSPPDAPAFPQGLDNPALLREMLLANPHELSLLKERNPPLAEALLSGDLEKFTRVLLEQQQDRARREQERIRLYSADPFDLEAQAKIEEDIRQQNIEENMTIAMEEAPESFGQVVMLYINCKVNGHPVKAFVDSGAQMTIMSQACAERCNIMRLVDRRWAGIAKGVGTQKIIGRVHLAQVQIEGDFLACSFSILEEQPMDMLLGLDMLKRHQCSIDLKKNVLVIGTTGSQTSFLPEGELPECARLAYGAGRDDVRPEDIADQELAEAIQKSVEEAVAARWHQENQERKKKKMEEAQKEDVMQLQRSSAPHNTCVLL, from the exons ATGCTGCTCACCGTGTTCTGCCTGCGCCGCGACCGCTCCGAGATCACCTTCAACCTGCAGGTGGACGCCGACTTCGAGCTGCAGAACTTCCGCGCCCTTTGCGAGCTGGAGTCCGGCATCCCGGCGGCCGAGAGCCAG ATCGTTTATGCGGAGCGGCCGCTGACCGACAACAACAGGTCCTTGGCCTCCTATGGCTTGAAGGACGGGGACGTGGTGATCCTGCGCCAGAAGGAGACGGTGGAGCCACGGCCTTCCATGCGCTTCCCAG GCCTGCCCAGGATCGATTTCAGCAGCATTGCCGTGCCCGGGACATCCGCACAGCAGCAGCCGCCGGCCCCAGCGCAGCGGCCGCGCCTGTCGCCCCCGGACGCGCCCGCGTTCCCTCAGGGCCTGGACAACCCAGCCCTGCTTCgggagatgctgctggccaaCCCCCACGAGCTGTCCCTGCTCAAGGAGCGCAACCCGCCCCTGGCCGAGGCCTTGCTGAGCGGGGACCTCG AGAAATTCACCAGGGTGTTGCTGGAGCAACagcaggaccgagcccggcgCGAGCAGGAGAGGATCCGGCTCTATTCCGCTGACCCCTTTGATCTCGAGGCACAGGCCAAGATAGAAGAAGACATAAG GCAACAAAACATTGAAGAGAACATGACGATAGCGATGGAAGAGGCACCTGAGAGCTTTGGGCAGGTGGTGATGCTCTACATCAACTGCAAAGTCAATGGACACCCCGTGAAAGCCTTTGTGGACTCAG GTGCCCAGATGACCATCATGAGCCAAGCCTGTGCTGAAAGGTGCAACATCATGAGGCTGGTGGATCGGCGGTGGGCTGGCATTGCTAAGGGTGTTGGGACACAGAAAATCATTGGCAGAGTGCACTTAG CTCAGGTGCAGATCGAAGGGGATTTCCTGGCGTGCTCCTTCTCAATCCTTGAAGAGCAGCCCATGGACATGCTCCTAGGACTGGATATGCTTAAGAGGCATCAG TGCTCCATTGATCTCAAGAAGAACGTGCTGGTGATCGGCACCACGGGCTCGCAGACCTCGTTCCTGCCCGAGGGGGAGCTGCCCGAGTGCGCGCGGCTGGCGTACGGCGCGGGCCGCGACGACGTGCGGCCCGAGGACATCGCCGACCAGGAGCTCGCAGAGGCAATACAGAAATCCGTAGAGGAAGCAG TTGCTGCTAGATGGCACCAAGAAaaccaagaaaggaaaaaaaagaaaatggaagaagcTCAGAAAGAGGATGTGATGCAGCTCCAAAGAAGCTCAGCTCCCCACAACACATGTGTTCTTTTATAA